GTGCTGGAATTTGATAACATAAAGATTTACCTCCTCCCGTTGGCATAAGAACTAGTGAATCTCTTTTTTGAAGAACATTGTTAATAATATCTAATTGCATAGGCCTAAACTTATCGTAACCAAAATATTTCTTTAACAAAAGTTCCATTATATAAATAATATAAATCAATGATTTATAAAGTATTATTATTCAAAAATATTAAAGCTAATTCAAGAATGGAACCATTCATTATTCGAAGAAAAGATCCTGCCGGGATTTGAACCCGGATAATTAGGGCCGAAACCTAAAGCACTAATCCAGATTATGCTACAGGACCATAATAATTAATTTACTTGTTGATTTATAAATATTTTTCAAAAAACTCTAAGTAATCATAACAAAATATTTAAAAAGTATTCCTTTCTTATAAATTATATGCTCGACCTGAAATTTATTAGAGAAAACCCTGAATTAGTAAGAAATAACATTAAAAAAAAATTCAGACATGAAAAAGAAAAAATACTAGATGAACTTTTAACACTTGATGAAACTTATCTAAAGCTTCTAAAAGATGTAGAAAATCTAAGAGCTCAAAGAAATAAAGTAAGTAAAGGAATTTCTGAAGCAAAAAAGAAAGGTGAAGATGCAACTGAATTTTTCAAACAAGCAAAAGAAATTCCAAAACAATTAACAGATAAAGACAAAGAACTATCTGAAATAAAAGAAAGAATCTCACTTCTACAATTTGAAATACCAAATATCATCGCAGATAGCGTCCCACTAGGAAAAAATGATAAAGAAAATGTAGTAGGAGAACTCTTCGGAAAACCTACAAAAAAAGACTTCGAAGTAAAATCTCATATTGAAGTTTGTGAAAATTTAGACATTGCAGACTTTGAAACATCATCAAAGGTCGCAGGAAACGGATTTTACTATCTTAAAGGCGACTTAGGACTACTAAATCAAGCACTTATTAGGTTCACAATAGAATTCATGCACAAAAAAGGTTATACCTATATAGAACCTCCTCTGATACTAAATGAGAATGCTGTTCATTCAGTTATGCCTTTCTCTGACTTTGAAGAACACGCATACAAAATAGATGGAAAAGACCAATACCTTATAGCTACAGCTGAGCATCCCTTAGTTGCAATGTTTAAAGATAAAACTCTAGAAAAAAAAGACTTACCAATTAAAATTTTTGGATATTCAATGTCATTTAGGCAAGAAATTGGTTCTCATGGAATAGATGAAAAAGGATTATTTAGAACTCACCAATTCAATAAAGTAGAACAAGTAATAATTTGTGAACCTGAAGACTCAGAAAAATTATATGAGGAAATCTTAAATAACACAATTGAAATTTTCAAAGCTCTAGAACTTCCAATAAGAACTCTTGAATGTTGTAGTGGAGATCTTTCAGATTTAAAATACAAATCTGAAGATATTGAAGTATATTCTCCAAGAAAAGATGAATATTTTGAAGTAGCTTCATGTTCAAATCTAACTGAAGCTCAATCAAGAAGAGCAAATATAAAAGTATTTGATGGTAAAAAACAATACACACCACACTCATTAAACAATACTGCTCTTGCAACATCAAGAGCAATGGTTGCAATAATAGAAAACTATCAAAATAAAGATGGCTCAATTACAATCCCAAAAGTTCTAATTCAACTAATGTTTGGAAAAACTAAAATTGAAGCAAAAAAGGTCGAATTTAAATAACTTTTTTCTTATTCCAAATTTTACCTAATTCATCTACTTTATCTTTAGATTTTTTATTTCTAGAAGGCAAAACATCTACAACTTTAATCTTCTCTTTAGTATCTTCCTTATATCCTAGAAAATTATGATGAGAAATTGCCATCAAAGTGACAGCAATATAAAAAATCAAAAAGATAGAATCACCAGGATTACCTAAATAAAATCTATAAATATAAAAAACAATTGGGAAGAAAATACCGTTAAGTGAAATTGGCCATCCCATAGAATTTTTAAGTTTCAAAATCCAATTTCTTGCAAGATTCAAAACTAAGCTAATCGCATAAAAAAATAAAACTACAAGAACAAGTAAATCTCCTTGATAAAACAAAAGACCAAAAACAATAGTTGTAAGACCAAAAACTAAATAAACCGCAATATCCTCTAAATACTCATTAAATACAGTAGTAAATCCATAAAAATTAATTAAAATATTATTTAAAACATAAACTGCAAAAGAAATAACCATCACCATAACTCCTGAAGCAAAGTCCTCTATTAAAAACAAATACAAAGTATAAATACCTAAAATAAATAAGAACAAAGGTAAGAAACTACCATAATCAAAGTGTTTATCAAAATAATTGTGCTCAGACATTAAAAAAATATAATCAATCTAGTTAAAATAAGTTTATTATTATTGGTGGGGGATTAAAAATTAATCCCTTCTCTCTAAAATCTCATAAACTGCGAATACAACTAATAACATTGAACCAAAAATCGAAATATTAAACAACATAAATGGGTACTCCAATGTATTAACATATCCTATTAAAGAAGTAATATTCAAAACGAATAATAACAGTCCTACACCTAAAAAAATATAGCTAATTTCTTTTCTTTTACTTAACAAAGTTGAAAATTTATAATTACTTTTCATAAAAACCATTCATCAAAATAATATTTAAATAGATTTAGTAATTTGAAAGTAGAGACAACTCAGATTTTTATTTTAAATTCAAGATTAAAAGATTCGTATTTCCCAGATTTCGCTTCTCAATAACTCCTCTTTGTTCTAGTTTTTTTAAAATCCTAGAAATTCTAACTTTATTATAACCAGTATATGCTACTAGATGATTCTGTTCCAACCTATAATTATGTTCAATCAAAGTTCTAACTACTTCCGCTTCATCTTTTTCAAGCAATTTCAAAATAGAATTAAGTTGAACTTTACTAATTTTTGTTTGAAAAAGTAAAATAATCACAACACCAATAAATAAAGAAACAATTGAAATAACATAAACAATAAAAGGTAATGGATCCCCACTCTCCTCAGTATAATAACCATTAATAATCGCAAATAAAACTCCTAAAAAAAATATAAGTCCAAAACCTATAATCAATCTACTAAGTGGAACTTCAATTTGTTTTCTAAACATTTTTACTTAGAAATCTCCTTTTTCAAATCATTATACTCTTTCTTCGTAATTTCTCCTTTAACAAACCTTTTCTTTAAAATCTCATCGGCAGTATCATTAGAAATATTTCCAGATTTCACAACCCAAAACATAATAAGTAAAAATGCTACAAACAATAAAATCTGTATAAAAATACCATAACCCATAAAACCCATATGGCCACCAAGACCATAATAATCACCAACCATATTATATATATAAAATTAAATGTATATAAACTTAATTATACATACAATTTCCTGAATTCCCAATTCCTTTTTGAGATGAACCTTTAGAACTAGAACCTCTCTTCATTTGTCCTTGCCCTAAACCAAGTTCAGATTTTAAATCATCGGCTCTAGTTAAATCACCTGCAAGTCTAGCTTCTCCCATCTCAGCAAAAACTTCAAAATTATCTTCATTCACAGTTCTTAAAACTCCAGGAGTTCTACCATCTTGAGTCATTAAATCATACCAACTAGAATAATCTAAAGCATCAAATGCATCAGTCATATCTTCATGTCTCTCATCACTATAGTATGGACTTTGAACATCAGAATTACCTTGATATGCAAAAACACTTGCAACAAGTCCAAACATCAGTAATACCATTATCATTAAACTTTTTTTCATTTTTAATTACCTAAATCCTTTATGGATATTATTCTATGTATGAAACCAGATATATCCTTTATTGAAACCAGAATAAATAATACGCCAAAAATGATTGAAAAACCATTTTTACTGTATAAATCTATAGAAAAAATCAAAAATTACTATAAACTATCAAAACAAACATTTATATATTTTAATATTCTTAAATCTATATAAAATGATTACAAAAAAAGTAATTCTATGCATACTTAGTGCAATTTTAGGAGGAATTTTATTACTTTCATTTATCAGATTTATAGATATATCCAATAATAAAGAAATTATAATTTCTTTTAGATATTTCTTTTTACCATTCATTATTGGTGGATTTATTGGAATTTTAATTACAATTATTTCACTTAAAAATAAAGAATTAAAAGAAACAAATAAAAAATTAAAATACCTTTCAAGCACTGACTGTCTAACAAAAACACTTAATAGAAAAACAGGTCTTGAAATATTAGAAAAAGAATTAAATAAAACAAAAAGACATAAAAAGAATCTTATTATTGCATTCATAGATATTAACAAACTAAAAATTGTAAATGATAAATACGGACATCATGAAGGTGATGAATATATAATACAAATAAATAAAATAATCAAAAAAACTCTAAGAAATACAGAGTATATAATAAGAATTGGAGGTGATGAATTTTTGATAATATTCGATAATAAAAACACTGAAAAACAAGTTGAAGACATAATTAGAAGAATTACAACGAAAGTTAATAATTATAACAAAAGAAAAATTAAACCATACAATATGGGATTTTGTTATGGTATTGCTACACATAATTATAAAGAAACTATTAACATAAGTGAATTTCTAAAAAAAGCAGATGAGAAAATGTACAAACAAAAAAAGAAATTATATAAAAAATAATCTTCATTTCTTATTTTCACTTATTAAAACTAGATTAATAATTTATTAAAAAATTATTTTTTTTTAGATTTAGAAACTTTAGTTACTTTTTTTTTAGCAACAACTTTATTAGGTGCAACCTTTTTAGCAACAGCTTTCTTCTTTACTGGAGCAGTTTTATGAGAAGACTTAATTTGAAAACCAGCATTAAATTTACCAGGTTTTTTTGCTAATTTATGCTCTAATTCAGCAATAGCTAATTTTGTTTTAACAACAGTATCCGGATTCAAAGACATAGTTTGAATTCCTGCCTCAACAACAAATTCAGCAAATTCTGGATAATCTGAAGGTGCTTGTCCACAAATTCCAATGTACTTTCCTCTCTCATTACATTTGTTAATTACTGCTGCAACTAAATCCTTCACAGATTGATCTCTCTCATCATAAACATGAGATACTAATTCTGAATCTCTATCTAATCCAAGAGTTAATTGAGTTAAATCGTTAGTTCCTAATGAATAACCATCAACTAAATCTAAAAATTGATCTGCTAAGATAACATTAGAAGGAATCTCACACATCAAGTAAATCTCTAAACCATCTTTACCTCTCTCAAGACCACCTTCTTTAATTACCTGTAAAACCTTCTTAGCTTCAGTTACTGTCCTACAAAATGGAATCATAAGTCTAATATTCTTTAAACCAAACTCTTCTCTAACTTTCTTCATAGCAACAATTTCTAATTTAAAAGCCTCTTTAAAAGCAGGAGAATAATACCTTGAAGCACCTCTAAATCCAATCATAGGATTATCTTCAACAGGCTCATAAAATCTACCACCAATTAAATTTGCATACTCATTAGATTTAAAATCTGAAAGTCTAATAATAACCTTTTTAGGATAAAAAGCAGCAGCAATAGTTGCAACTCCTTCAGCTAATTTATCTACATAGTATTGAACTTTATCATCATATCCCTTAGTAAGAGCTTCAATCTTTTTAACATCTTCTAAAGCTTTAGGATTCTTCTTCAAATTTGCATAGTCAAGTAAAGCATTTGGATGAATTTGAATTCCAGAATTAATAATGAATTCTTCTCTTGCTAAACCAACACCATCATTAGGTAAGAAACTTTGTGAAAAAGCTAAATGAGGATTACCTAAATTAAGCATAATTTTAGTTTTTGTTTCAGGAACATTATCAACCTTAAACTCAGTAATTTTATATTTCAAAAATCCTTCAAAAATATATCCTACTTCTCCTCCAGCACATGAAACAGTAACTTTCGAATTAACTTTCAAAGCAGTAGTTGCATTACTACAACCAACAACAGCAGGAACTCCCATTTCTCTTGAAATAATTGCCGCATGACAAGTTCTTCCACCTCTATTAGTAATAATTGCACTAGCTTTCTTCATAATTGGCTCCCAATCAGGATCAGTCATATCAGTAACTAAAATATCACCTTTCTCAAAATTATTAGCCTCATGAATATCATGAATAATCTTTACTTGTCCATGTCCAATCTTTGACCCAACACTTACACCTTGAACTAAAATTTTTCCAGTCTCAACCATCTCATAAGTTTCAACTTTAGTTCTATCTTTCCTAGATTGAACAGTTTCAGGTCTTGCTTGAACAATAAATAATTCACCAGTTTGACCATCTTTAGCCCATTCCATATCCATAGGTTGATAATGACCCTTCTTTGCAGAATAATGATCTTCAATAATAATTGCCCATTTAGCAAGCATTAAAACTTCATCATCTTTCAGAACAAATTTTTCTTGCATCTCTTTAGAAACAGGAATATTTTTAGTTAATTTAGAACCACTTGTATCATAAACCATTCTAAGATGTTTCTCTCCAACAGTCTTAGAAATAATTGGTCTATAACCTTCTTCTAGAGTTGGCTTAAAAACAATATACTCATCAGGATTAACAGCACCTTGAACAACATTCTCACCTAAACCATAAGCACCAGTAATAAATGCTACTTTATCAAAACCACTCTCAGTATCAATTGAAAACATAACTCCTGAACAAGATAAATCTGATCTCACCATTTTTTGAACACCAATACTAAGTGCAATATTAAAATGATCAAAATCCTTATCTACTCTATAAGAAATTGCTCTATCAGTAAACAATGAAGCAAAACATTTTTTACAAGAATGTAACAATTGCTCATCAGAATGAACATTCAAATAAGTTTCTTGCTGTCCTGCAAAAGATGCATCAGGTAAATCCTCCGCAGTAGCAGAAGACCTAACTGCAACATCAATATGTTTCCCATACTTTTCTTCCATAGCTCTATAAGCCTTAATAATTTGAATTTTTAAAATTTCAGGAAATTCGGCATCCATAATTGCTGCCCTAACTTTTCTCCCTCTCTCTTGAAGATTTATTAAATCTTTAGTGTTTAAATCAGATAAAAGTACTCTAACTTTATCCTTAACACCACTTCCATCTACAAAAAGATTGTAAGCATTAGCAGTAACTGCAAAACCATAAGGAACTTTAACACCTAATTTAGATAAAGAAACATACATCTCACCAAGTGATGCATTCTTACCTCCAACATAAGGAATATCATCAATTCCTAACTCTTCAAACCACAAAATATTTTTGTTCTCCTTTAACCCAGAGGTAGATTCACCCTCATGCAAATTCTTAACTAAATTTTTTAAATCCATTTTTATATATATAAGTATAATATTATAATAAATAGTTTTATCGTTATTTAAAAGTAAAAAAATGATTTGTAACTATAGAATATCGATAAGAATACCTACACAACATAGTAAAATTAAACTAACATAAAAAAAATCAAAATAAAATATAAAATCAAAATAAATATTCCCAAAATTTTAAGGGAATAAGTAAGTTGTTGTTTGCGTCATTGCACTAGGAGTTGTTAAATCAACAGGTTTAACAGCACCATTCTTAGTTAATAATCTAATCGTAGCAGTTTCACCTTCATTTACATCATTTAGGTTTAGAAATGCAACTTCACCTAAATCTCCAGTAGATAAATAACCCGCAGTACCAGCAACACCACCATTTGAAATATAAGTAATATCATATTCAGTATCTGAAATTGGACCACCAGCCAAATACTCAGTTGTTTGAGAACCAGCAGTAGTATCCATTTTGATAATTAAATCATCTAATTTAATTGGAACTGAACCTGAACCTAATCTTACAACCATAGTAATTGTATCTACTGCAGTTCCATCAATAATTCCATCAGAAGTATCTGAAGCGTAAACTTGAACAACCTCAATATCAGTTGTAATCTTTTCTTGTGATTGTCTCCCTACATCTAAAGATTTAGATTGTAGAGAACTTGCAGTTTGAATTAGTACTCCTGCAGCAACTGCAGC
This portion of the Candidatus Woesearchaeota archaeon genome encodes:
- the serS gene encoding serine--tRNA ligase, with protein sequence MLDLKFIRENPELVRNNIKKKFRHEKEKILDELLTLDETYLKLLKDVENLRAQRNKVSKGISEAKKKGEDATEFFKQAKEIPKQLTDKDKELSEIKERISLLQFEIPNIIADSVPLGKNDKENVVGELFGKPTKKDFEVKSHIEVCENLDIADFETSSKVAGNGFYYLKGDLGLLNQALIRFTIEFMHKKGYTYIEPPLILNENAVHSVMPFSDFEEHAYKIDGKDQYLIATAEHPLVAMFKDKTLEKKDLPIKIFGYSMSFRQEIGSHGIDEKGLFRTHQFNKVEQVIICEPEDSEKLYEEILNNTIEIFKALELPIRTLECCSGDLSDLKYKSEDIEVYSPRKDEYFEVASCSNLTEAQSRRANIKVFDGKKQYTPHSLNNTALATSRAMVAIIENYQNKDGSITIPKVLIQLMFGKTKIEAKKVEFK
- a CDS encoding SHOCT domain-containing protein — translated: MVGDYYGLGGHMGFMGYGIFIQILLFVAFLLIMFWVVKSGNISNDTADEILKKRFVKGEITKKEYNDLKKEISK
- a CDS encoding GGDEF domain-containing protein is translated as MITKKVILCILSAILGGILLLSFIRFIDISNNKEIIISFRYFFLPFIIGGFIGILITIISLKNKELKETNKKLKYLSSTDCLTKTLNRKTGLEILEKELNKTKRHKKNLIIAFIDINKLKIVNDKYGHHEGDEYIIQINKIIKKTLRNTEYIIRIGGDEFLIIFDNKNTEKQVEDIIRRITTKVNNYNKRKIKPYNMGFCYGIATHNYKETINISEFLKKADEKMYKQKKKLYKK
- the ppsA gene encoding phosphoenolpyruvate synthase, encoding MDLKNLVKNLHEGESTSGLKENKNILWFEELGIDDIPYVGGKNASLGEMYVSLSKLGVKVPYGFAVTANAYNLFVDGSGVKDKVRVLLSDLNTKDLINLQERGRKVRAAIMDAEFPEILKIQIIKAYRAMEEKYGKHIDVAVRSSATAEDLPDASFAGQQETYLNVHSDEQLLHSCKKCFASLFTDRAISYRVDKDFDHFNIALSIGVQKMVRSDLSCSGVMFSIDTESGFDKVAFITGAYGLGENVVQGAVNPDEYIVFKPTLEEGYRPIISKTVGEKHLRMVYDTSGSKLTKNIPVSKEMQEKFVLKDDEVLMLAKWAIIIEDHYSAKKGHYQPMDMEWAKDGQTGELFIVQARPETVQSRKDRTKVETYEMVETGKILVQGVSVGSKIGHGQVKIIHDIHEANNFEKGDILVTDMTDPDWEPIMKKASAIITNRGGRTCHAAIISREMGVPAVVGCSNATTALKVNSKVTVSCAGGEVGYIFEGFLKYKITEFKVDNVPETKTKIMLNLGNPHLAFSQSFLPNDGVGLAREEFIINSGIQIHPNALLDYANLKKNPKALEDVKKIEALTKGYDDKVQYYVDKLAEGVATIAAAFYPKKVIIRLSDFKSNEYANLIGGRFYEPVEDNPMIGFRGASRYYSPAFKEAFKLEIVAMKKVREEFGLKNIRLMIPFCRTVTEAKKVLQVIKEGGLERGKDGLEIYLMCEIPSNVILADQFLDLVDGYSLGTNDLTQLTLGLDRDSELVSHVYDERDQSVKDLVAAVINKCNERGKYIGICGQAPSDYPEFAEFVVEAGIQTMSLNPDTVVKTKLAIAELEHKLAKKPGKFNAGFQIKSSHKTAPVKKKAVAKKVAPNKVVAKKKVTKVSKSKKK